The following coding sequences lie in one Ctenopharyngodon idella isolate HZGC_01 chromosome 11, HZGC01, whole genome shotgun sequence genomic window:
- the LOC127522517 gene encoding inter-alpha-trypsin inhibitor heavy chain H3-like isoform X3, with amino-acid sequence MMDRAALRLILLGVFLISASSQPVKKKQDVDIYSFYINSTVTSRYATTVITSRVANTLNESQEIQFEVKIPKTAFISKFRMTIEGKTYDGVVKGKQEAQQQYSKAVSRGQSAGLIKSVGRTLEDFKTSVTVAAFSKVTFELTYEELLKRRLGKYELLINAQPMQPVADFKMDVHIQEKPGISFLEVKGDFSTGDLANAIKTTRADKDAWVTFYPTRDQQTKCKSCGENGLNGDLLITYDVERQNPKGEVMVSNGYFVHYFAPSDVPRIPKNVVFIIDQSGSMHGRKIDQTRLALLRILSDLDEDDHFGLITFDSDIDTWKRELLKATKQNLENAKSFVKEIRERGATDINAAVLAGVDMINRHPREGTASILILLTDGDPTSGETNIERIMANVKEAIGLKFPLYCLGFGHDVNFDFLTKMSLENGGVARRIYEDSDADLQLQGFYEEVAVPLLTDIHLKYTGGTNLTKTSFTLYFNGSEIVVSGQITDNSVESFTTEVIAVSKGSSVTYQDTVMIKDPSDVPPENEDFMQRLWAYLTVKQLLERQVLLKGQEKEDEEKEALKLSLKYQFVTPLTSMVVTKPQKDEVEVADKPKEGGEDPRPPVMGFRPSSRNPIASPGFSQYHFSPGQPGPPGPPGQPGLSGEHGWRSLGSWPAPPAAHPGFHGFDGIVMARYHQMPMIPWESDETVLPTMSVPTVRSNRFLLSAAGQSKPLCFDIPLPHKLKLLQDSASEFSMNGESMTRRKGFSQIVFHYKTNRRLTINTRSIRYHDGQNDVVFLWGQEPTQHSTEGVSLILRSNEMDVTMGNIRVVILLHKKNGDAFLWPAVRQQPKDVSLMGILVTVDNFEGKAEASYEEIQGSQTPTLKIMDQEVKASWEDVTDYTLLSTPVIRCWLVPFRTVMQGDISDFTVTQL; translated from the exons ATGATGGATCGAGCAGCTCTCAGACTGATTCTCTTGGGTGTCTTTCTCATCTCAGCCAGTTCACAACCTGTTAAGAAG AAACAAGATGTGGATATATACAGCTTCTACATTAACTCCACGGTCACCAGTCGCTACGCCACAACGGTCATCACAAGCCGTGTGGCGAACACACTGAATGAATCTCAAGAGATCCAGTTTGAGGTCAAGATACCCAAGACTGCCTTCATCAGCAAATTCAGAAT gacCATAGAGGGGAAGACATATGATGGCGTTGTGAAGGGAAAACAGGAAGCTCAGCAGCAGTACAGTAAAGCAGTATCTCGAGGACAAAGTGCTGGACTGATCAA aTCTGTTGGAAGGACTTTAGAAGACTTTAAAACTTCAGTGACGGTGGCTGCTTTTAGTAAAGTGACCTTTGAGTTGACCTACGAAGAACTGCTAAAGCGTCGCCTCGGCAAATATGAGTTACTCATCAATGCCCAACCGATGCAGCCGGTGGCAGATTTCAAG ATGGATGTACACATCCAAGAGAAACCAGGAATTTCCTTCTTGGAGGTGAAAGGAGATTTCAGCACCGGTGATCTGGCCAATGCCATCAAAACGACCAGAGCAGACAAAGAC GCATGGGTGACCTTCTACCCCACTCGAGATCAACAGACCAAGTGTAAAAGCTGTGGAGAAAATGGACTGAATGGTGACCTGCTTATAACATACGATGTTGAGAGACAAAATCCTAAAGGAGAAGTTATG GTATCAAATGGCTATTTTGTCCACTACTTTGCACCCTCTGATGTTCCACGTATTCCCAAAAATGTGGTGTTTATCATTGACCAGAGCGGTTCTATGCACGGCAGAAAAATAGATCAG ACTCGTTTGGCACTGCTAAGGATTTTAAGTGATCTTGATGAGGATGACCACTTTGGATTGATCACCTTCGACAGTGACATTGACACATGGAAGCGTGAACTCCTGAAAGCTACCAAGCAAAACCTGGAGAATGCAAAATCTTTTGTGAAGGAGATCAGAGAAAGAGGAG CCACAGACATAAACGCTGCAGTTCTAGCAGGAGTGGACATGATCAATCGACATCCACGAGAGGGAACCGCCTCCATCCTGATCCTGCTGACTGATGGAGATCCCACTTCAG GTGAAACTAACATAGAGAGGATAATGGCCAATGTGAAAGAGGCCATTGGGCTGAAGTTTCCCCTCTATTGTCTTGGTTTTGGACATGATGTTAACTTTGACTTCCTGACAAAGATGTCACTGGAAAATGGTGGAGTTGCTCGCAGGATTTATGAAGATTCGGACGCTGATCTACAGCTGCAG GGCTTCTATGAGGAAGTTGCCGTCCCTCTCCTCACTGATATTCaccttaaatacacaggagggACAAACCTTACCAAGACCAGCTTTACCCTGTACTTCAACGGCTCTGAGATTGTGGTATCAGGACAAATCACAGACAACAGTGTGGAGAGTTTCACCACTGAAGTCATTGCAGTATCA AAAGGCAGCAGTGTGACGTATCAAGACACTGTAATGATAAAAGACCCCAGTGATGTCCCACCTGAGAATGAAGATTTCATGCAGAGACTGTGGGCCTACCTTACAGTGAAGCAACTTCTGGAAAGGCA GGTGCTTCTTAAAGGACAAGAGAAAGAGGATGAAGAGAAAGAAGCTCTCAAACTCTCTCTGAAATACCAGTTTGTCACCCCCCTCACCTCTATGGTCGTCACTAAGCCACAGAAAGATGAAGTGGAAGTTGCTGACAAACCCAAAGAGGGAGGAGAGGATCCCAGACCTCCAG taatGGGTTTCCGTCCTTCATCTCGGAATCCTATTGCAT CACCAGGATTTAGTCAGTACCATTTCAGTCCTGGTCAGCCCGGTCCGCCTGGTCCGCCTGGTCAGCCTGGTCTAAGCGGTGAGCATGGTTGGCGCAGTCTGGGCAGTTGGCCTGCTCCGCCTGCTGCTCATCCAGGGTTCCATG gttttgaTGGTATTGTGATGGCCAGATATC ATCAAATGCCCATGATTCCATGGGAGAGTGATGAAACTGTTCTCCCTACTATGTCAG TTCCAACAGTTCGTAGCAATCGGTTCCTGCTGTCTGCTGCTGGACAGTCTAAACCACTTTGTTTTGACATTCCTCTTCCTCACAAACTCAAACTGCTACAGGATTCTGCTTCAG AGTTCTCTATGAATGGAGAATCCATGACTAGACGAAAGGGATTCAGTCAAATTGTCTTTCATTACAAAACAAACCGTCGCCTGACAATAAACACAAGGTCTATCAGATACCACGATGGCCAGAATGATGTTGTGTTTTTGTGGGGCCAGGAACCTACTCAACACAGTACAGAGGG CGTGTCTCTGATTCTACGGAGTAATGAAATGGACGTTACAATGGGAAACATACGCGTTGTTATTCTTCTTCACAAGAAAAATGGTGACGCGTTTCTGTGGCCTGCCGTTCGGCAACAGCCAAAAGATGTCAGTTTGATGGGTATTTTAG TAACTGTGGATAATTTTGAAGGAAAAGCTGAGGCTTCATATGAGGAGATTCAAGGATCTCAAACACCAACTCTAAAGATAATGGACCAGGAAGTGAAGGCGAGCTG GGAGGATGTCACAGACTACACACTTCTTTCAACTCCAGTTATCAGATGTTGGCTTGTCCCGTTCCGGACTGTGATGCAGGGAGACATTTCTGATTTCACTGTCACTCAGCTGTAG
- the LOC127522517 gene encoding inter-alpha-trypsin inhibitor heavy chain H3-like isoform X12, whose amino-acid sequence MMDRAALRLILLGVFLISASSQPVKKKQDVDIYSFYINSTVTSRYATTVITSRVANTLNESQEIQFEVKIPKTAFISKFRMTIEGKTYDGVVKGKQEAQQQYSKAVSRGQSAGLIKSVGRTLEDFKTSVTVAAFSKVTFELTYEELLKRRLGKYELLINAQPMQPVADFKMDVHIQEKPGISFLEVKGDFSTGDLANAIKTTRADKDAWVTFYPTRDQQTKCKSCGENGLNGDLLITYDVERQNPKGEVMVSNGYFVHYFAPSDVPRIPKNVVFIIDQSGSMHGRKIDQTRLALLRILSDLDEDDHFGLITFDSDIDTWKRELLKATKQNLENAKSFVKEIRERGATDINAAVLAGVDMINRHPREGTASILILLTDGDPTSGETNIERIMANVKEAIGLKFPLYCLGFGHDVNFDFLTKMSLENGGVARRIYEDSDADLQLQGFYEEVAVPLLTDIQLKYTGGTNLTKTSFTLYFNGSEIVVSGQITDNSVESFTTEVIAVSKDNNVTYQDTIMIKDPSDVPPENEDFMQRLWAYLTVKQLLERQVLLKGQEKEDEEKEALKLSLKYQFVTPLTSMVVTKPQKDEVEVAEKPKEGGKGPRPPVMGFRPSSPASRHSLHSLSRLSGERGRTGWPARPGRPILLSKPSPPAAHPGLDDEVPLIPLRSGILPIMLVPTVRSNRFLLSAAGQSKPLCFDIPLPHKLKLLQDSASEFSMNGESMTRRKGFSQIVFHYKTNRRLTINTRSIRYHDGQNDVVFLWGQEPTQHSTEGVSLILRSNEMDVTMGNIRVVILLHKKNGDAFLWPAVRQQPKDVSLMGILVTVDNFEGKAEASYEEIQGSQTPTLKIMDQEVKASWEDVTDYTLLSTPVIRCWLVPFRTVMQGDISDFTVTQL is encoded by the exons ATGATGGATCGAGCAGCTCTCAGACTGATTCTCTTGGGTGTCTTTCTCATCTCAGCCAGTTCACAACCTGTTAAGAAG AAACAAGATGTGGATATATACAGCTTCTACATTAACTCCACGGTCACCAGTCGCTACGCCACAACGGTCATCACAAGCCGTGTGGCGAACACACTGAATGAATCTCAAGAGATCCAGTTTGAGGTCAAGATACCCAAGACTGCCTTCATCAGCAAATTCAGAAT gacCATAGAGGGGAAGACATATGATGGCGTTGTGAAGGGAAAACAGGAAGCTCAGCAGCAGTACAGTAAAGCAGTATCTCGAGGACAAAGTGCTGGACTGATCAA aTCTGTTGGAAGGACTTTAGAAGACTTTAAAACTTCAGTGACGGTGGCTGCTTTTAGTAAAGTGACCTTTGAGTTGACCTACGAAGAACTGCTAAAGCGTCGCCTCGGCAAATATGAGTTACTCATCAATGCCCAACCGATGCAGCCGGTGGCAGATTTCAAG ATGGATGTACACATCCAAGAGAAACCAGGAATTTCCTTCTTGGAGGTGAAAGGAGATTTCAGCACCGGTGATCTGGCCAATGCCATCAAAACGACCAGAGCAGACAAAGAC GCATGGGTGACCTTCTACCCCACTCGAGATCAACAGACCAAGTGTAAAAGCTGTGGAGAAAATGGACTGAATGGTGACCTGCTTATAACATACGATGTTGAGAGACAAAATCCTAAAGGAGAAGTTATG GTATCAAATGGCTATTTTGTCCACTACTTTGCACCCTCTGATGTTCCACGTATTCCCAAAAATGTGGTGTTTATCATTGACCAGAGCGGTTCTATGCACGGCAGAAAAATAGATCAG ACTCGTTTGGCACTGCTAAGGATTTTAAGTGATCTTGATGAGGATGACCACTTTGGATTGATCACCTTCGACAGTGACATTGACACATGGAAGCGTGAACTCCTGAAAGCTACCAAGCAAAACCTGGAGAATGCAAAATCTTTTGTGAAGGAGATCAGAGAAAGAGGAG CCACAGACATAAACGCTGCAGTTCTAGCAGGAGTGGACATGATCAATCGACATCCACGAGAGGGAACCGCCTCCATCCTGATCCTGCTGACTGATGGAGATCCCACTTCAG GTGAAACTAACATAGAGAGGATAATGGCCAATGTGAAAGAGGCCATTGGGCTGAAGTTTCCCCTCTATTGTCTTGGTTTTGGACATGATGTTAACTTTGACTTCCTGACAAAGATGTCACTGGAAAATGGTGGAGTTGCTCGCAGGATTTATGAAGATTCGGACGCTGATCTACAGCTGCAG GGCTTCTATGAGGAAGTTGCCGTCCCTCTCCTCACTGATATtcaacttaaatacacaggagggACAAACCTTACCAAGACCAGCTTTACCCTGTACTTCAACGGCTCTGAGATTGTGGTATCAGGACAAATCACAGACAACAGTGTGGAGAGTTTCACCACTGAAGTCATTGCAGTATCA AAAGACAATAATGTGACGTATCAAGACACTATAATGATAAAAGACCCCAGTGATGTCCCACCTGAGAATGAAGATTTCATGCAGAGACTGTGGGCCTACCTTACAGTGAAGCAACTTCTAGAAAGGCA GGTGCTTCTTAAAGGACAAGAGAAAGAGGATGAAGAGAAAGAAGCTCTCAAACTCTCTCTGAAATACCAGTTTGTCACCCCCCTCACCTCTATGGTCGTCACTAAGCCACAGAAAGATGAAGTGGAAGTTGCCGAAAAACCCAAAGAGGGAGGAAAGGGTCCCAGACCTCCAG TAATGGGTTTCCGACCTTCATCTCCTGCAT CACGACATAGTCTGCACAGTCTGTCCCGTCTCTCCGGTGAGCGTGGTCGGACTGGTTGGCCTGCTCGGCCTGGTCGGCCTATTCTGCTCAGTAAACCTTCTCCGCCTGCTGCTCATCCAGGGTTGGATG ATGAAGTGCCCTTGATTCCATTGAGGAGTGGAATTCTCCCTATTATGTTAG TTCCAACAGTTCGTAGCAATCGGTTCCTGCTGTCTGCTGCTGGACAGTCTAAACCACTTTGTTTTGACATTCCTCTTCCTCACAAACTCAAACTGCTACAGGATTCTGCTTCAG AGTTCTCTATGAATGGAGAATCCATGACTAGACGAAAGGGATTCAGTCAAATTGTCTTTCATTACAAAACAAACCGTCGCCTGACAATAAACACAAGGTCTATCAGATACCACGATGGCCAGAATGATGTTGTGTTTTTGTGGGGCCAGGAACCTACTCAACACAGTACAGAGGG CGTGTCTCTGATTCTACGGAGTAATGAAATGGACGTTACAATGGGAAACATACGCGTTGTTATTCTTCTTCACAAGAAAAATGGTGACGCGTTTCTGTGGCCTGCCGTTCGGCAACAGCCAAAAGATGTCAGTTTGATGGGTATTTTAG TAACTGTGGATAATTTTGAAGGAAAAGCTGAGGCTTCATATGAGGAGATTCAAGGATCTCAAACACCAACTCTAAAGATAATGGACCAGGAAGTGAAGGCGAGCTG GGAGGATGTCACAGACTACACACTTCTTTCAACTCCAGTTATCAGATGTTGGCTTGTCCCGTTCCGGACTGTGATGCAGGGAGACATTTCTGATTTCACTGTCACTCAGCTGTAG
- the LOC127522517 gene encoding inter-alpha-trypsin inhibitor heavy chain H3-like isoform X7, giving the protein MMDRAALRLILLGVFLISASSQPVKKKQDVDIYSFYINSTVTSRYATTVITSRVANTLNESQEIQFEVKIPKTAFISKFRMTIEGKTYDGVVKGKQEAQQQYSKAVSRGQSAGLIKSVGRTLEDFKTSVTVAAFSKVTFELTYEELLKRRLGKYELLINAHPMQPVADFKMDVHIQEKPGISFLEVKGDLSTGDLANAIKTTRADKDAWVTFYPTRDQQTKCKSCGENGMNGDLLITYDVERQNPKGEVMVSNGYFVHYFAPSDVPRIPKNVVFIIDRSGSMHGRKIDQTRLALLRILSDLDEDDHFGLITFDSDIDTWKRELLKATKQNLENAKSFVKEIRDRGATDINSAVLAGVGMINRHPREGTASILILLTDGDPTSGETNIERIMANVKEAIGLKFPLYCLGFGHDVNFDFLTKMSLENGGVARRIYEDSDADLQLQGFYEEVAVPLLTDIHLKYTGGTNLTKTSFTLYFNGSEIVVSGQITDNSVESFTTEVIAVSKGSSVTYQDTVMIKDPSDVPPENEDFMQRLWAYLTVKQLLERQVLLKGQEKEDEEKEALKLSLKYQFVTPLTSMVVTKPQKDEVEVADKPKEGGEDPRPPVMGFRPSSRNPIASPGFSQYHFSPGQPGPPGPPGQPGLSGEHGWRSLGSWPAPPAAHPGFHGFDGIVMARYHQMPMIPWESDETVLPTMSVPTVRSNRFLLSAAGQSKPLCFDIPLPHKLKLLQDSASEFSMNGESMTRRKGFSQIVFHYKTNRRLTINTRSIRYHDGQNDVVFLWGQEPTQHSTEGVSLILRSNEMDVTMGNIRVVILLHKKNGDAFLWPAVRQQPKDVSLMGILVTVDNFEGKAEASYEEIQGSQTPTLKIMDQEVKASWEDVTDYTLLSTPVIRCWLVPFRTVMQGDISDFTVTQL; this is encoded by the exons ATGATGGATCGAGCAGCTCTCAGACTGATTCTCTTGGGTGTCTTTCTCATCTCAGCCAGTTCACAACCTGTTAAGAAG AAACAAGATGTGGATATATACAGCTTCTACATTAACTCCACGGTCACCAGTCGCTACGCCACAACGGTCATCACAAGCCGTGTGGCGAACACACTGAATGAATCTCAAGAGATCCAGTTTGAGGTCAAGATACCCAAGACTGCCTTCATCAGCAAATTCAGAAT gacCATAGAGGGGAAGACATATGATGGCGTTGTGAAGGGAAAACAGGAAGCTCAGCAGCAGTACAGTAAAGCAGTATCTCGAGGACAAAGTGCTGGACTGATCAA ATCCGTTGGAAGGACTTTAGAAGACTTTAAAACTTCAGTGACGGTGGCTGCTTTTAGTAAAGTGACCTTTGAGTTGACCTACGAAGAACTGCTAAAGCGTCGCCTCGGCAAATATGAGTTACTCATCAATGCCCATCCGATGCAGCCGGTGGCAGATTTCAAG ATGGATGTACACATCCAAGAGAAACCAGGAATTTCCTTCTTGGAGGTGAAAGGAGATTTGAGCACCGGTGATCTGGCCAATGCCATCAAAACCACCAGAGCAGACAAAGAC GCATGGGTGACCTTCTACCCCACTCGAGATCAACAGACCAAGTGTAAAAGCTGTGGAGAAAATGGAATGAATGGTGACCTGCTTATAACATACGATGTTGAGAGACAAAATCCTAAAGGAGAAGTTATG GTATCAAATGGCTATTTTGTCCACTACTTTGCACCCTCTGATGTTCCACGTATTCCCAAAAATGTGGTGTTTATCATTGACCGGAGCGGTTCTATGCACGGCAGAAAAATAGATCAG ACTCGTTTGGCACTGCTAAGGATTTTAAGTGATCTTGATGAGGATGACCACTTTGGATTGATCACCTTCGACAGTGACATTGACACATGGAAGCGTGAACTCCTGAAAGCTACCAAGCAAAACCTGGAGAATGCAAAATCTTTTGTGAAGGAGATCAGAGATAGAGGAG CCACAGACATAAACAGTGCAGTTCTAGCAGGAGTGGGCATGATCAATCGACATCCACGAGAGGGAACCGCCTCCATCCTGATCCTGCTGACTGATGGAGATCCCACTTCAG GTGAAACTAACATAGAGAGGATAATGGCCAATGTGAAAGAGGCCATTGGGCTGAAGTTTCCCCTCTATTGTCTTGGTTTTGGACATGATGTTAACTTTGACTTCCTGACAAAGATGTCACTGGAAAATGGTGGAGTTGCTCGCAGGATTTATGAAGATTCGGACGCTGATCTACAGCTGCAG GGCTTCTATGAGGAAGTTGCCGTCCCTCTCCTCACTGATATTCaccttaaatacacaggagggACAAACCTTACCAAGACCAGCTTTACCCTGTACTTCAACGGCTCTGAGATTGTGGTATCAGGACAAATCACAGACAACAGTGTGGAGAGTTTCACCACTGAAGTCATTGCAGTATCA AAAGGCAGCAGTGTGACGTATCAAGACACTGTAATGATAAAAGACCCCAGTGATGTCCCACCTGAGAATGAAGATTTCATGCAGAGACTGTGGGCCTACCTTACAGTGAAGCAACTTCTGGAAAGGCA GGTGCTTCTTAAAGGACAAGAGAAAGAGGATGAAGAGAAAGAAGCTCTCAAACTCTCTCTGAAATACCAGTTTGTCACCCCCCTCACCTCTATGGTCGTCACTAAGCCACAGAAAGATGAAGTGGAAGTTGCTGACAAACCCAAAGAGGGAGGAGAGGATCCCAGACCTCCAG taatGGGTTTCCGTCCTTCATCTCGGAATCCTATTGCAT CACCAGGATTTAGTCAGTACCATTTCAGTCCTGGTCAGCCCGGTCCGCCTGGTCCGCCTGGTCAGCCTGGTCTAAGCGGTGAGCATGGTTGGCGCAGTCTGGGCAGTTGGCCTGCTCCGCCTGCTGCTCATCCAGGGTTCCATG gttttgaTGGTATTGTGATGGCCAGATATC ATCAAATGCCCATGATTCCATGGGAGAGTGATGAAACTGTTCTCCCTACTATGTCAG TTCCAACAGTTCGTAGCAATCGGTTCCTGCTGTCTGCTGCTGGACAGTCTAAACCACTTTGTTTTGACATTCCTCTTCCTCACAAACTCAAACTGCTACAGGATTCTGCTTCAG AGTTCTCTATGAATGGAGAATCCATGACTAGACGAAAGGGATTCAGTCAAATTGTCTTTCATTACAAAACAAACCGTCGCCTGACAATAAACACAAGGTCTATCAGATACCACGATGGCCAGAATGATGTTGTGTTTTTGTGGGGCCAGGAACCTACTCAACACAGTACAGAGGG CGTGTCTCTGATTCTACGGAGTAATGAAATGGACGTTACAATGGGAAACATACGCGTTGTTATTCTTCTTCACAAGAAAAATGGTGACGCGTTTCTGTGGCCTGCCGTTCGGCAACAGCCAAAAGATGTCAGTTTGATGGGTATTTTAG TAACTGTGGATAATTTTGAAGGAAAAGCTGAGGCTTCATATGAGGAGATTCAAGGATCTCAAACACCAACTCTAAAGATAATGGACCAGGAAGTGAAGGCGAGCTG GGAGGATGTCACAGACTACACACTTCTTTCAACTCCAGTTATCAGATGTTGGCTTGTCCCGTTCCGGACTGTGATGCAGGGAGACATTTCTGATTTCACTGTCACTCAGCTGTAG
- the LOC127522517 gene encoding inter-alpha-trypsin inhibitor heavy chain H3-like isoform X6, which yields MMDRAALRLILLGVFLISASSQPVKKKQDVDIYSFYINSTVTSRYATTVITSRVANTLNESQEIQFEVKIPKTAFISKFRMTIEGKTYDGVVKEKQEAQQQYSEAVSRGQSAGLIKSVGRTLEDFKTSVTVAAFSKVTFELTYEELLKRRLGKYELLINAHPMQPVADFKMDVHIQEKPGISFLEVKGDLSTGDLANAIKTTRADKDAWVTFYPTRDQQTKCKSCGENGMNGDLLITYDVERQNPKGEVMVSNGYFVHYFAPSDVPRIPKNVVFIIDRSGSMHGRKIDQTRLALLRILSDLDEDDHFGLITFDSDIDTWKRELLKATKQNLENAKSFVKEIRDRGATDINSAVLAGVGMINRHPREGTASILILLTDGDPTSGETNIERIMANVKEAIGLKFPLYCLGFGHDVNFDFLTKMSLENGGVARRIYEDSDADLQLQGFYEEVAVPLLTDIHLKYTGGTNLTKTSFTLYFNGSEIVVSGQITDNSVESFTTEVIAVSKGSSVTYQDTVMIKDPSDVPPENEDFMQRLWAYLTVKQLLERQVLLKGQEKEDEEKEALKLSLKYQFVTPLTSMVVTKPQKDEVEVADKPKEGGEDPRPPVMGFRPSSRNPIASPGFSQYHFSPGQPGPPGPPGQPGLSGEHGWRSLGSWPAPPAAHPGFHGFDGIVMARYHQMPMIPWESDETVLPTMSVPTVRSNRFLLSAAGQSKPLCFDIPLPHKLKLLQDSASEFSMNGESMTRRKGFSQIVFHYKTNRRLTINTRSIRYHDGQNDVVFLWGQEPTQHSTEGVSLILRSNEMDVTMGNIRVVILLHKKNGDAFLWPAVRQQPKDVSLMGILVTVDNFEGKAEASYEEIQGSQTPTLKIMDQEVKASWEDVTDYTLLSTPVIRCWLVPFRTVMQGDISDFTVTQL from the exons ATGATGGATCGAGCAGCTCTCAGACTGATTCTCTTGGGTGTCTTTCTCATCTCAGCCAGTTCACAACCTGTTAAGAAG AAACAAGATGTGGATATATACAGCTTCTACATTAACTCCACGGTCACCAGTCGCTACGCCACAACGGTCATCACAAGCCGTGTGGCGAACACACTGAATGAATCTCAAGAGATCCAGTTTGAGGTCAAGATACCCAAGACTGCCTTCATCAGCAAATTCAGAAT gacCATAGAGGGGAAGACATATGATGGTGTGGTGAAGGAAAAACAGGAAGCTCAGCAGCAGTACAGTGAAGCAGTATCTCGAGGACAAAGTGCTGGACTGATCAA ATCCGTTGGAAGGACTTTAGAAGACTTTAAAACTTCAGTGACGGTGGCTGCTTTTAGTAAAGTGACCTTTGAGTTGACCTACGAAGAACTGCTAAAGCGTCGCCTCGGCAAATATGAGTTACTCATCAATGCCCATCCGATGCAGCCGGTGGCAGATTTCAAG ATGGATGTACACATCCAAGAGAAACCAGGAATTTCCTTCTTGGAGGTGAAAGGAGATTTGAGCACCGGTGATCTGGCCAATGCCATCAAAACCACCAGAGCAGACAAAGAC GCATGGGTGACCTTCTACCCCACTCGAGATCAACAGACCAAGTGTAAAAGCTGTGGAGAAAATGGAATGAATGGTGACCTGCTTATAACATACGATGTTGAGAGACAAAATCCTAAAGGAGAAGTTATG GTATCAAATGGCTATTTTGTCCACTACTTTGCACCCTCTGATGTTCCACGTATTCCCAAAAATGTGGTGTTTATCATTGACCGGAGCGGTTCTATGCACGGCAGAAAAATAGATCAG ACTCGTTTGGCACTGCTAAGGATTTTAAGTGATCTTGATGAGGATGACCACTTTGGATTGATCACCTTCGACAGTGACATTGACACATGGAAGCGTGAACTCCTGAAAGCTACCAAGCAAAACCTGGAGAATGCAAAATCTTTTGTGAAGGAGATCAGAGATAGAGGAG CCACAGACATAAACAGTGCAGTTCTAGCAGGAGTGGGCATGATCAATCGACATCCACGAGAGGGAACCGCCTCCATCCTGATCCTGCTGACTGATGGAGATCCCACTTCAG GTGAAACTAACATAGAGAGGATAATGGCCAATGTGAAAGAGGCCATTGGGCTGAAGTTTCCCCTCTATTGTCTTGGTTTTGGACATGATGTTAACTTTGACTTCCTGACAAAGATGTCACTGGAAAATGGTGGAGTTGCTCGCAGGATTTATGAAGATTCGGACGCTGATCTACAGCTGCAG GGCTTCTATGAGGAAGTTGCCGTCCCTCTCCTCACTGATATTCaccttaaatacacaggagggACAAACCTTACCAAGACCAGCTTTACCCTGTACTTCAACGGCTCTGAGATTGTGGTATCAGGACAAATCACAGACAACAGTGTGGAGAGTTTCACCACTGAAGTCATTGCAGTATCA AAAGGCAGCAGTGTGACGTATCAAGACACTGTAATGATAAAAGACCCCAGTGATGTCCCACCTGAGAATGAAGATTTCATGCAGAGACTGTGGGCCTACCTTACAGTGAAGCAACTTCTGGAAAGGCA GGTGCTTCTTAAAGGACAAGAGAAAGAGGATGAAGAGAAAGAAGCTCTCAAACTCTCTCTGAAATACCAGTTTGTCACCCCCCTCACCTCTATGGTCGTCACTAAGCCACAGAAAGATGAAGTGGAAGTTGCTGACAAACCCAAAGAGGGAGGAGAGGATCCCAGACCTCCAG taatGGGTTTCCGTCCTTCATCTCGGAATCCTATTGCAT CACCAGGATTTAGTCAGTACCATTTCAGTCCTGGTCAGCCCGGTCCGCCTGGTCCGCCTGGTCAGCCTGGTCTAAGCGGTGAGCATGGTTGGCGCAGTCTGGGCAGTTGGCCTGCTCCGCCTGCTGCTCATCCAGGGTTCCATG gttttgaTGGTATTGTGATGGCCAGATATC ATCAAATGCCCATGATTCCATGGGAGAGTGATGAAACTGTTCTCCCTACTATGTCAG TTCCAACAGTTCGTAGCAATCGGTTCCTGCTGTCTGCTGCTGGACAGTCTAAACCACTTTGTTTTGACATTCCTCTTCCTCACAAACTCAAACTGCTACAGGATTCTGCTTCAG AGTTCTCTATGAATGGAGAATCCATGACTAGACGAAAGGGATTCAGTCAAATTGTCTTTCATTACAAAACAAACCGTCGCCTGACAATAAACACAAGGTCTATCAGATACCACGATGGCCAGAATGATGTTGTGTTTTTGTGGGGCCAGGAACCTACTCAACACAGTACAGAGGG CGTGTCTCTGATTCTACGGAGTAATGAAATGGACGTTACAATGGGAAACATACGCGTTGTTATTCTTCTTCACAAGAAAAATGGTGACGCGTTTCTGTGGCCTGCCGTTCGGCAACAGCCAAAAGATGTCAGTTTGATGGGTATTTTAG TAACTGTGGATAATTTTGAAGGAAAAGCTGAGGCTTCATATGAGGAGATTCAAGGATCTCAAACACCAACTCTAAAGATAATGGACCAGGAAGTGAAGGCGAGCTG GGAGGATGTCACAGACTACACACTTCTTTCAACTCCAGTTATCAGATGTTGGCTTGTCCCGTTCCGGACTGTGATGCAGGGAGACATTTCTGATTTCACTGTCACTCAGCTGTAG